A stretch of Gopherus evgoodei ecotype Sinaloan lineage chromosome 19, rGopEvg1_v1.p, whole genome shotgun sequence DNA encodes these proteins:
- the LOC115637347 gene encoding uncharacterized protein C9orf57-like — translation MNKLLALGFSALLCCVPAEALRCTICQKKIPVFGCIKGLGICHSAPGLPCKYIRVFTAGIQFSSQTDCAMQGDRCNIMEPTKSGHRLISCCNTDFCNN, via the exons ATGAACAAGCTCTTGGCTCTGGGcttctctgccctgctctgctgtgtCCCAG CTGAAGCCCTTCGATGTACCATTTGCCAAAAGAAGATACCTGTCTTTGGCTGCATCAAAGGATTGGGCATCTGCCACTCTGCGCCAGGGCTACCCTGCAAATACATCAGAGTCTTTACCG CAGGCATCCAGTTTTCTTCACAGACAGACTGTGCTATGCAAGGTGACAGATGCAACATCATGGAGCCGACGAAGTCTGGCCACCGTCTAATTTCCTGTTGCAACACTGACTTCTGCAACAATTAG
- the CHEK1 gene encoding serine/threonine-protein kinase Chk1 isoform X1 has protein sequence MAVPFVEDWDLVQTLGEGAYGEVQLAMNRRTEEAVAVKIVDMKRAVDCPENIKKEICINKMLNHENIVKFYGHRREGSIQYLFLEYCSGGELFDRIEPDIGMPEPDAQKFFHQLMAGVVYLHSIGITHRDIKPENLLLDERDNLKISDFGLATVFKHNGRERLLNKMCGTLPYVAPELLKRKEFHAEPVDVWSCGIVLTAMLAGELPWDQPSNSCQEYCDWKEKRTYLPPWKKIDSVPLALLRKILTESPTARVTIADIKKDRWYNKPMKKGVKRARVSSGGLSDSPSGFSKHIRSDMDFSPMKSAHSEEKVSYSTSQPEPRTGISLWDSSPANINKLVQGISFSQPTCPEHMLVNSQLLGTPGSSQNPWQRLVKRMTRFFTKLDAGHSYNSLKEVCEKMGYVWRKSCTNQVTISTTDRRNNKLIFKVNLVEMEDKILVDFRLSKGDGLEFKRQFLKIKGKLNDIVSTQKVWLPAT, from the exons ATGGCCGTGCCCTTCGTGGAGGACTGGGACCTGGTGCAGACCCTGGGCGAAGGCGCCTACGGAGA AGTTCAGCTTGCTATGAACAGACGCACAGAAGAAGCGGTTGCAGTAAAAATAGTTGACATGAAACGTGCTGTGGACTGTCCAGAGAACATAAAAAAAGAGATCTGCATTAATAAGATGTTAAATCATGAAAACATTGTGAAGTTCTATGGACATCGTAGAGAAGGCAGTATTCAGTACCTCTTCCTGGAGTACTGCAGCGGGGGAGAGCTCTTTGACCGAATAG AGCCTGATATAGGAATGCCTGAACCAGATGCACAGAAGTTTTTCCATCAGCTTATGGCTGGCGTG GTATATCTCCACAGTATAGGAATAACTCACAGGGATATTAAGCCTGAGAATCTCCTGCTAGATGAAAGAG ATAACCTCAAAATCTCTGATTTTGGCTTAGCGACTGTGTTCAAACACAATGGTCGTGAGCGACTGTTAAACAAAATGTGTGGCACTCTCCCATATGTTGCCCCGGAACTGTTAAAGAGAAAAGAATTCCATGCAGAGCCAGTTGACGTTTGGTCATGTGGGATAGTACTTactgctatgttggcaggag AATTGCCATGGGACCAGCCTAGCAATAGTTGCCAAGAATATTGTGATTGGAAGGAAAAGAGAACATACCTTCCACCTTGGAAGAAGATTGATTCTGTACCGTTAG CTCTGCTCCGCAAAATACTAACTGAGAGCCCCACGGCAAGGGTTACCATTGCAGACATTAAAAAGGACAGATGGTACAACAAACCTATGAAGAAAG GTGTAAAGCGGGCTCGTGTCTCCTCAGGGGGCCTTTCAGACTCACCAAGTGGCTTTTCTAAGCACATTCGGTCCGATATGGACTTTTCACCAATGAAAAGTGCACACAG TGAGGAAAAAGTGAGCTACTCCACTTCTCAGCCAGAACCTCGTACTGGCATTTCCTTGTGGGACAGCAGTCCAGCCAATATCAACAAACTAGTACAAGGGATCAGCTTCTCCCAGCCAACATGCCCTGAGCACATGCTAGTTAACAGTCAGTTACTTGGCACCCCAGGCTCATCACAG AACCCATGGCAACGCCTGGTGAAGAGAATGACCCGTTTCTTTACAAAGCTGGATGCTGGCCACTCCTATAATAGTTTGAAGGAGGTTTGTGAGAAGATGGGCTATGTCTGGAGGAAAAGCTGCACAAACCAG GTCACCATATCAACTACTGATAGAAGGAATAATAAACTGATTTTCAAGGTGAACCTGGTAGAAATGGAGGACAAGATTTTGGTGGATTTCCGCCTGTCTAAG GGTGATGGGTTGGAGTTCAAGAGGCAGTTCCTGAAGATTAAGGGGAAACTGAATGATATTGTCAGCACCCAGAAAGTATGGCTTCCTGCCACGTGA
- the CHEK1 gene encoding serine/threonine-protein kinase Chk1 isoform X2 yields MNRRTEEAVAVKIVDMKRAVDCPENIKKEICINKMLNHENIVKFYGHRREGSIQYLFLEYCSGGELFDRIEPDIGMPEPDAQKFFHQLMAGVVYLHSIGITHRDIKPENLLLDERDNLKISDFGLATVFKHNGRERLLNKMCGTLPYVAPELLKRKEFHAEPVDVWSCGIVLTAMLAGELPWDQPSNSCQEYCDWKEKRTYLPPWKKIDSVPLALLRKILTESPTARVTIADIKKDRWYNKPMKKGVKRARVSSGGLSDSPSGFSKHIRSDMDFSPMKSAHSEEKVSYSTSQPEPRTGISLWDSSPANINKLVQGISFSQPTCPEHMLVNSQLLGTPGSSQNPWQRLVKRMTRFFTKLDAGHSYNSLKEVCEKMGYVWRKSCTNQVTISTTDRRNNKLIFKVNLVEMEDKILVDFRLSKGDGLEFKRQFLKIKGKLNDIVSTQKVWLPAT; encoded by the exons ATGAACAGACGCACAGAAGAAGCGGTTGCAGTAAAAATAGTTGACATGAAACGTGCTGTGGACTGTCCAGAGAACATAAAAAAAGAGATCTGCATTAATAAGATGTTAAATCATGAAAACATTGTGAAGTTCTATGGACATCGTAGAGAAGGCAGTATTCAGTACCTCTTCCTGGAGTACTGCAGCGGGGGAGAGCTCTTTGACCGAATAG AGCCTGATATAGGAATGCCTGAACCAGATGCACAGAAGTTTTTCCATCAGCTTATGGCTGGCGTG GTATATCTCCACAGTATAGGAATAACTCACAGGGATATTAAGCCTGAGAATCTCCTGCTAGATGAAAGAG ATAACCTCAAAATCTCTGATTTTGGCTTAGCGACTGTGTTCAAACACAATGGTCGTGAGCGACTGTTAAACAAAATGTGTGGCACTCTCCCATATGTTGCCCCGGAACTGTTAAAGAGAAAAGAATTCCATGCAGAGCCAGTTGACGTTTGGTCATGTGGGATAGTACTTactgctatgttggcaggag AATTGCCATGGGACCAGCCTAGCAATAGTTGCCAAGAATATTGTGATTGGAAGGAAAAGAGAACATACCTTCCACCTTGGAAGAAGATTGATTCTGTACCGTTAG CTCTGCTCCGCAAAATACTAACTGAGAGCCCCACGGCAAGGGTTACCATTGCAGACATTAAAAAGGACAGATGGTACAACAAACCTATGAAGAAAG GTGTAAAGCGGGCTCGTGTCTCCTCAGGGGGCCTTTCAGACTCACCAAGTGGCTTTTCTAAGCACATTCGGTCCGATATGGACTTTTCACCAATGAAAAGTGCACACAG TGAGGAAAAAGTGAGCTACTCCACTTCTCAGCCAGAACCTCGTACTGGCATTTCCTTGTGGGACAGCAGTCCAGCCAATATCAACAAACTAGTACAAGGGATCAGCTTCTCCCAGCCAACATGCCCTGAGCACATGCTAGTTAACAGTCAGTTACTTGGCACCCCAGGCTCATCACAG AACCCATGGCAACGCCTGGTGAAGAGAATGACCCGTTTCTTTACAAAGCTGGATGCTGGCCACTCCTATAATAGTTTGAAGGAGGTTTGTGAGAAGATGGGCTATGTCTGGAGGAAAAGCTGCACAAACCAG GTCACCATATCAACTACTGATAGAAGGAATAATAAACTGATTTTCAAGGTGAACCTGGTAGAAATGGAGGACAAGATTTTGGTGGATTTCCGCCTGTCTAAG GGTGATGGGTTGGAGTTCAAGAGGCAGTTCCTGAAGATTAAGGGGAAACTGAATGATATTGTCAGCACCCAGAAAGTATGGCTTCCTGCCACGTGA